The Clostridium sp. DL-VIII DNA window ATTATACACTATAGCTGATAAAATAAATACTTGCAGTCTTCTGGCAGGTTTAATTGTAACAACAGATGAATATAAAAAACCTGCCATTGCTCCACCAGTAAAGCAGGCCATTGCTATCCCATATCTACCTGCTCCTAAATAAGGTATTGTCTGAAATAAGGGCAAAAAAAGAACTATTGCAATAAATGAAAAGAAATTTAATACTGCTGCCATAAGCAATATATATCTTAACCCTTTTAATTTCCACATAAAAAAAAATCCATCCTTCATATCTTTCCAAAAATTTTCTGCCTTATTATTTTCTACCTTTGGAATATTTACAAAAAGTAGTGAACTTCCAGAAAAAAGATACGATAGTCCATTAAACAAAAACAGTAATGGCGCTCCAAGTATCTGAAAAATAAAACCTCCAGCTATATTACCAATCATTTGTGATCCAGTAGAAGCAATGGCTAATAGAGAATTTGCATTTTGCAATTTTGAACTTGAAACAATATCAGGTACTGAAGAATTTATTCCTGGGCGAAATATAGCTCCCCCAACACTTAATATAATACCAGCTGCAAAAACTTCCCAAATTGCTATTATCCCTTTAAAAGCTGCAATTGAAACAAGAATTATACATATGCCTCTAATCATATCCATTAAAATCAATAAATGCTTTCTATTGTAGCGATCAATCAGCACTCCAGCAAAAGGAGATACTAATACTCCTGGTAATGTCGATGCAGCCATGAGCAATCCCATTAGCGAGGTTGAACCTGTAACCGTGAGTACCCAAAAGCCTAAAGCTAC harbors:
- a CDS encoding MFS transporter encodes the protein MLKSADKLWSSDFLILWQGQLVSTLGDAAYSVALGFWVLTVTGSTSLMGLLMAASTLPGVLVSPFAGVLIDRYNRKHLLILMDMIRGICIILVSIAAFKGIIAIWEVFAAGIILSVGGAIFRPGINSSVPDIVSSSKLQNANSLLAIASTGSQMIGNIAGGFIFQILGAPLLFLFNGLSYLFSGSSLLFVNIPKVENNKAENFWKDMKDGFFFMWKLKGLRYILLMAAVLNFFSFIAIVLFLPLFQTIPYLGAGRYGIAMACFTGGAMAGFLYSSVVTIKPARRLQVFILSAIVYNAGLIVAVNQSIFMIMTVFLIIGGFFNSVVNVMLLSTAQAATPQEMRGKVMAFMSMTTQGLTPFAMALGGILGGIISIKIVISISFLIVIILVIPFYFIESFKAFITCDYGKNNLVENIES